One part of the Gemmatimonadaceae bacterium genome encodes these proteins:
- a CDS encoding M14 family metallopeptidase produces MIDRLSRAALLRALYLTALAALPALPATTPAQTPAIARTDSARDLRDIFAPGYILQDRNHDGVIDFLNAKIVRPASPSEADVAAAANVAARLGYETSAADLDLTTADAATTAAYDVPVILIGRGNALIARAAPSVARALDDLAPGQGAAVLIPPNDFFREGGVLLAGEDGSGLIAIADYFSSRYPSIWALHGDSYGDIDSRLSAFLAAGGAAPRTVSLDRIVIDAGHAGVNRAQLAVRLPDSAAYARAVAALEAPDTGAAHAGARGARPGGRPRRADLDFADLDRLDVMVSDGTQRRTLRLLPAHPWQTKPDAEYAVRDNPDFTLSDLYTIRGLFRDSNQDLVPDRTDAYVSLHGTQAPDALAAFSARVGLETPGMRLPFVQVSGQNDHPETAGFPIMFGVGHYQTERLREAGKLVGDTTAPAEGSMRFVKGAFGGKNGMVIDAADRAGLDAITDYAATRMPYLWEYGKGNYQLSDVETQVRRFFQAREAPGQTALAVVKLGQWLDRLKGKAVDSIGVEIAAKDRYAGLDRYAEQMVHARFPDAKVTVLTQQTGFGVGKMIFTQEATLPWEVNTFWKDFREQALPKLTAASRGRIEVRLSESPAERAKIAEQIRRELAARGVASDAFDVQVLSAYKQGYSWLHDEILPQLLGKRVGRIEITYRTLKDSKEVKWSTVESDTRWLQELYPIDDVMARTLGISDSAITFTPTQHGDSIYTVRALAPDGREIVAASFSPRYVIRPMFDLFPAYEHVRVTTGWVHVVDNGRTVLDQRVETDPETFWDYFQQKTYPRIADYFMDVQHGRPSQSYAPYFDELNVDLAMSEPSYRIGIDEEQISSLEAIHEDIYFETLTLFDLLGGRWGIGSVNYPGRIIPHIAPPVDGQPPHLKITFTGKDNAVPRLVMAYREHGRDPVRDRYDLSPLPVETPPLRGISVRAGASGVAQLTFHVTALDSSYRWDDYRLRGTEESVDRQLLPATLLAGMVRAMADLHAHGVAERAMSFDRVGNLLFHVTLQDTTARFATLASLPRGAHPMSTARPVLLARNFRYTGQRLVQWNNPIPPPESDSVLAELATFPGVHPYWVGRSFLGKDIFAADFLPPMESRFVSQAKLDALKPTLLLSGRQHANEVSSTSYILRLGELLATDTNYSRLLRKVNVVLHPIMNADGAQLAYDLQKVTPDFMVHAGYLGALGVDATTGAGTEDPVYPESNVRPLLQQTWLPDIYMNLHGYPSHEWVQLFAGYSAWVRGRTGEQRQWWSPRGWFVPGFTYVDDPAHPQFERAQFAILDSVAAAITGDSAVNAMDQRLYARYRKYGEQDTENFRQYFNHGILVYQALRGRPLDGGGRGGRGGPPPGGAAAAALNSPRISYFSLVTEAPDETAHGAWLHLVAGAGLTETSALLRYLAEGVNEIRRDNTAYAGFVNRAEFRVKPVLPRDSTAH; encoded by the coding sequence ATGATCGACCGCCTCTCCCGGGCCGCGCTGCTGCGCGCCCTCTACCTCACGGCGCTCGCCGCGCTCCCCGCGCTCCCCGCCACGACGCCGGCACAGACGCCCGCCATCGCCCGCACGGATTCGGCCCGCGACCTGCGCGATATCTTCGCGCCCGGCTACATCCTGCAGGACCGCAATCACGATGGCGTCATCGACTTCCTGAACGCGAAGATCGTACGGCCGGCCTCGCCGAGTGAAGCCGACGTCGCGGCGGCGGCGAACGTCGCCGCCAGGCTCGGCTACGAGACCTCGGCCGCCGACCTCGACCTCACGACGGCCGATGCGGCCACGACCGCGGCGTACGACGTGCCGGTGATTCTCATCGGCCGCGGCAATGCGCTCATCGCCCGGGCCGCTCCCTCGGTGGCGCGGGCCCTGGACGACCTCGCTCCGGGCCAGGGCGCCGCCGTGCTCATCCCGCCCAACGATTTCTTCCGAGAGGGTGGCGTGCTCCTGGCCGGCGAGGACGGCTCGGGCCTGATCGCGATCGCCGACTACTTCTCCAGCCGCTATCCGAGCATCTGGGCGCTGCACGGCGATTCGTACGGCGACATCGATAGCAGGCTCTCCGCCTTTCTTGCCGCCGGCGGAGCCGCGCCGCGCACCGTGTCGCTCGACCGCATCGTGATCGACGCGGGGCACGCCGGCGTGAACCGCGCGCAGCTCGCGGTCCGCCTGCCCGATAGCGCCGCGTACGCCCGCGCGGTGGCCGCGCTCGAGGCCCCCGACACCGGCGCCGCCCACGCCGGCGCGCGCGGCGCCAGGCCCGGCGGCCGCCCGCGCCGCGCCGACCTCGACTTCGCCGATCTCGACCGCCTGGACGTCATGGTGAGCGACGGCACCCAGCGCCGCACCCTGCGTCTCCTGCCGGCGCACCCCTGGCAGACCAAGCCGGACGCCGAGTACGCAGTCCGCGACAACCCCGACTTCACGCTCTCGGATCTCTACACGATCAGGGGACTATTCCGCGATTCGAATCAGGATCTCGTGCCCGATCGCACCGACGCCTATGTCTCGCTGCACGGCACGCAGGCGCCCGATGCGCTCGCCGCGTTCAGCGCCCGCGTGGGGCTCGAGACCCCCGGCATGCGCTTGCCCTTCGTGCAGGTGAGCGGACAGAACGATCACCCCGAGACCGCCGGATTCCCGATCATGTTCGGCGTCGGCCATTATCAGACCGAGCGGCTGCGCGAAGCCGGGAAGCTCGTGGGCGACACGACCGCTCCGGCCGAGGGCTCGATGCGGTTCGTGAAGGGCGCATTCGGCGGCAAGAACGGAATGGTCATCGACGCCGCCGACCGGGCGGGGCTCGACGCGATCACCGACTACGCGGCCACGCGCATGCCGTATCTCTGGGAGTACGGCAAGGGCAACTACCAGCTCTCCGACGTCGAGACCCAAGTGCGCCGCTTCTTCCAGGCCAGGGAAGCGCCGGGCCAGACGGCGCTCGCCGTGGTCAAGCTCGGCCAATGGCTCGACCGGCTGAAGGGCAAGGCGGTGGATTCCATCGGCGTCGAGATCGCCGCCAAGGATCGCTACGCGGGGCTGGACCGCTACGCCGAACAGATGGTGCACGCGCGCTTTCCCGACGCCAAGGTCACCGTGCTCACGCAGCAGACCGGATTCGGCGTCGGCAAGATGATCTTCACCCAGGAGGCCACACTGCCCTGGGAGGTGAACACCTTCTGGAAGGACTTCCGCGAGCAGGCGCTGCCCAAGCTCACGGCGGCGAGCCGCGGGCGGATCGAGGTGCGGCTGAGCGAATCGCCCGCCGAACGCGCGAAGATCGCCGAGCAGATTCGCCGCGAACTGGCGGCCCGCGGCGTCGCCAGCGATGCGTTCGACGTCCAGGTGCTGAGCGCCTACAAGCAGGGCTACAGCTGGCTCCACGACGAGATACTGCCGCAGCTCCTGGGCAAGCGCGTGGGAAGGATCGAGATCACCTACCGCACGCTCAAGGATTCCAAGGAAGTCAAGTGGAGCACCGTGGAGTCCGACACGCGTTGGCTGCAGGAGCTCTACCCGATCGACGACGTGATGGCCAGAACGCTCGGCATCTCCGACTCGGCCATCACGTTCACGCCCACGCAGCACGGCGACTCCATCTACACGGTGCGCGCCCTGGCGCCCGATGGCCGCGAGATCGTCGCGGCATCGTTCAGCCCACGGTATGTCATCCGGCCGATGTTCGACCTCTTCCCGGCATACGAACACGTGCGCGTGACCACCGGATGGGTGCACGTGGTGGACAACGGGCGCACCGTGCTCGACCAGCGCGTCGAGACCGATCCCGAGACCTTCTGGGACTATTTCCAGCAGAAGACGTATCCGCGCATCGCCGACTATTTCATGGACGTGCAGCACGGCCGGCCGTCGCAGAGCTACGCGCCCTACTTCGACGAGCTGAACGTCGACCTCGCGATGAGCGAACCCAGCTACCGCATCGGGATCGACGAGGAACAGATCTCGTCGCTCGAGGCCATCCACGAAGACATCTACTTCGAGACGCTCACCCTGTTCGATCTGCTGGGCGGCCGGTGGGGCATCGGCAGCGTCAATTACCCGGGGCGCATCATCCCGCACATCGCACCGCCCGTGGACGGCCAACCCCCGCACCTCAAGATCACCTTCACCGGCAAGGACAACGCGGTGCCGCGGCTGGTGATGGCGTATCGCGAGCATGGCCGCGACCCCGTGCGCGACCGGTACGACCTGAGCCCGCTGCCCGTGGAAACGCCGCCGCTGCGCGGCATCTCGGTGCGCGCCGGCGCGTCGGGCGTGGCGCAGCTCACGTTCCACGTCACCGCGCTCGATTCGTCCTACCGCTGGGACGACTACCGGCTGCGCGGCACCGAGGAGAGCGTGGACCGCCAGCTGCTGCCGGCCACCCTCCTCGCCGGCATGGTGCGCGCCATGGCCGACCTCCACGCCCACGGCGTGGCCGAGCGCGCGATGAGCTTCGACCGCGTGGGCAACCTGCTGTTTCACGTCACCCTGCAGGACACCACCGCGCGCTTCGCGACCCTCGCGTCGCTACCGCGCGGCGCGCACCCGATGTCCACGGCGCGCCCCGTGCTCCTGGCCCGGAATTTCAGGTACACCGGGCAGCGGCTCGTACAATGGAACAATCCCATCCCGCCGCCGGAGAGCGATTCGGTGCTCGCCGAACTCGCGACCTTCCCCGGCGTTCACCCCTACTGGGTGGGCCGGTCGTTCCTCGGCAAGGACATCTTCGCCGCCGACTTCCTGCCGCCCATGGAGTCGCGATTCGTATCGCAGGCCAAGCTCGACGCACTCAAGCCCACGCTGCTGCTGTCGGGCCGCCAGCACGCCAACGAGGTGTCGAGCACCAGCTACATCCTGCGCCTGGGCGAGCTGCTCGCCACCGACACCAACTACTCCAGGCTCCTGCGCAAGGTGAACGTCGTGCTCCACCCGATCATGAACGCCGACGGCGCCCAACTGGCCTACGATCTGCAGAAGGTGACCCCGGACTTCATGGTTCATGCGGGCTACCTCGGCGCGCTCGGCGTGGACGCCACCACGGGCGCCGGCACCGAGGACCCCGTGTACCCCGAGTCGAACGTGCGGCCGCTGCTGCAGCAGACGTGGCTCCCCGACATCTACATGAACCTCCACGGCTACCCGAGTCATGAGTGGGTGCAGCTCTTTGCCGGCTACTCGGCGTGGGTGCGCGGGCGCACCGGAGAGCAGCGCCAATGGTGGTCGCCCCGCGGGTGGTTCGTGCCGGGCTTCACCTACGTGGACGATCCCGCGCATCCGCAGTTCGAGCGGGCCCAATTCGCGATTCTCGATTCGGTGGCGGCGGCGATCACGGGCGATTCAGCCGTGAACGCCATGGACCAGCGGCTCTACGCGCGCTACCGGAAGTACGGCGAGCAGGACACCGAGAATTTCCGCCAGTACTTCAACCACGGCATTCTCGTGTATCAGGCGCTGCGCGGGCGGCCGCTCGACGGCGGCGGTCGGGGCGGGCGCGGAGGCCCGCCGCCCGGCGGCGCCGCGGCCGCGGCGCTCAACAGCCCCCGCATCAGCTACTTCTCGCTCGTCACCGAAGCCCCCGACGAGACGGCGCACGGCGCCTGGCTCCATCTCGTGGCGGGCGCCGGGCTCACGGAGACGTCGGCGTTGCTGCGCTATCTGGCCGAGGGCGTGAACGAGATCCGGCGCGACAACACGGCGTACGCCGGATTCGTGAATCGCGCCGAGTTCCGCGTGAAGCCGGTGCTGCCGAGGGACAGTACCGCGCACTAG
- a CDS encoding arginine deiminase family protein produces MADRATAADTLVALTRDVADAIVDCELTHRARAAIDVAVARAQHAAYEARLRAAGCQVVRAAPAPHLPDSVFIEDTAVVLNEVAVVTRPGAASRRAEISAVEAALAPFRVVERIEPPGTLDGGDVLVVGQQVFVGWSSRTNDDGIEQLRALVTPHGYTVQPVPVHGCLHLKSAVTALSDETLLINRAWTHVESFRRFDLLDVHPFEPFAANALRVGGQVIAAAEFPRTIERMARRGIAPLTVPASELAKAEGGVTCCSLVFRQ; encoded by the coding sequence ATGGCCGATCGGGCGACGGCCGCCGACACCCTCGTCGCGCTCACCCGCGACGTGGCCGACGCGATCGTCGACTGCGAGCTCACGCACCGCGCGCGGGCCGCCATCGACGTCGCGGTGGCCCGCGCGCAGCACGCCGCGTACGAGGCCCGGCTGCGCGCCGCGGGCTGCCAGGTGGTGCGCGCCGCGCCGGCCCCGCATCTGCCCGACTCGGTGTTCATCGAAGACACCGCCGTCGTGCTCAACGAGGTGGCGGTCGTCACGCGGCCCGGAGCCGCCTCGCGCCGCGCCGAGATCTCCGCCGTCGAGGCGGCATTGGCGCCGTTCCGCGTGGTGGAGCGCATCGAGCCGCCCGGCACGCTCGACGGCGGTGACGTGCTGGTGGTGGGGCAGCAGGTGTTCGTGGGCTGGTCGTCCCGCACCAACGACGACGGCATCGAGCAACTGCGCGCCCTCGTGACGCCGCACGGCTACACGGTGCAGCCGGTGCCGGTGCACGGGTGTCTGCACCTCAAGTCGGCGGTGACCGCGCTCAGCGACGAGACGCTCCTCATCAACCGCGCCTGGACGCACGTCGAGTCGTTCCGCCGGTTCGACCTGCTCGACGTGCACCCGTTCGAGCCGTTCGCGGCCAACGCGCTCCGCGTGGGCGGCCAGGTGATCGCCGCCGCCGAGTTCCCGCGCACCATCGAGCGCATGGCGCGCCGCGGCATCGCGCCGCTCACGGTGCCGGCGAGCGAGTTGGCCAAGGCCGAGGGCGGGGTGACCTGCTGCAGCCTGGTGTTCCGGCAGTAG
- a CDS encoding Rid family detoxifying hydrolase, whose amino-acid sequence MHPITTPHAPRPAGHYSQAIVHDGLVYVAGQLPLDPSTGELVGPADIEAQTERTLRNVDAILRAADSGLDRLLSVTIFVTDRALWAPVNQVYARMLGAHRPARAIVPVGELKPGCLIEIQAIAAQSP is encoded by the coding sequence ATGCACCCCATCACGACGCCCCACGCCCCCCGCCCCGCGGGCCACTACAGCCAGGCCATCGTGCACGACGGCCTGGTCTACGTGGCCGGACAGCTCCCGCTCGATCCCTCCACGGGCGAACTCGTGGGCCCCGCGGACATCGAGGCGCAGACGGAGCGGACGCTGCGCAACGTCGACGCCATTCTGCGGGCCGCCGACAGCGGGCTCGACCGCCTGCTGTCGGTGACCATCTTCGTCACCGACCGTGCGCTGTGGGCCCCGGTCAATCAGGTCTACGCCCGCATGCTGGGCGCCCACCGCCCGGCGCGGGCGATCGTGCCGGTGGGCGAGCTGAAGCCCGGATGCCTGATCGAGATCCAGGCGATCGCCGCGCAGTCCCCCTGA
- a CDS encoding citrate synthase yields MNDKPIGAAGAAAPALEIKDTRTGANYSVPILVEGVEGDTTIRAMDLRKIKTKPDEFGLMTYDPAFMNTASCKSAITFIDGDKGILRYRGYPIEQLAESASFLEVAWLLRHGELPNKDEYKQWVHDITFHTYVHENIKSFLQGFRYDAHPMSMLCSTVAALSSFYPDAKNIADPEQRNISIIRLLAKVPTLAAFAYRHVKGMPFIYPDNNLGYVENFLSMVARMSEPKYEANPVFVKALEVLFILHADHEQNCSTNAVRAVGSSHVDPFSAVAAGIAALFGPLHGGANEQVLLMIKEIGHKKNVPAFIEAVKGGSGRLMGFGHRVYKSYDPRAKIVKKLAYDVFAQVGVDKDLEIALELERIALSDDYFVSRKLYPNVDFYTGLIYRSMAFPTDFFTVLFAVARTAGWLAQWEEMLNDKEQKIARPRQIYIGPGERAYKSKLK; encoded by the coding sequence ATGAATGACAAACCCATCGGCGCCGCGGGGGCAGCTGCCCCGGCGCTTGAAATCAAGGACACGCGCACGGGCGCGAACTACTCGGTGCCGATCCTGGTGGAGGGGGTGGAGGGCGACACCACCATCCGGGCCATGGATCTGCGCAAGATCAAGACCAAGCCCGACGAGTTCGGCCTGATGACGTACGACCCGGCGTTCATGAACACGGCGTCGTGCAAGAGCGCGATCACGTTCATCGACGGCGACAAGGGCATCCTGCGCTACCGCGGATATCCCATCGAGCAGCTGGCCGAGAGCGCGTCGTTCCTGGAAGTCGCGTGGCTGCTGCGTCATGGCGAGCTGCCCAACAAGGACGAATACAAGCAGTGGGTGCACGACATCACGTTCCACACGTACGTGCACGAGAACATCAAGAGCTTCCTGCAGGGGTTCCGCTACGACGCGCATCCGATGTCGATGCTGTGCAGCACGGTGGCGGCGCTGTCGTCGTTCTATCCGGACGCCAAGAACATCGCCGATCCGGAGCAGCGGAACATCTCGATCATCCGTCTGCTGGCCAAGGTGCCGACGCTGGCCGCGTTCGCGTACCGGCACGTCAAGGGCATGCCGTTCATCTATCCGGACAACAATCTGGGCTACGTCGAGAACTTCCTGTCGATGGTGGCGCGGATGTCGGAGCCCAAATACGAGGCCAATCCGGTGTTCGTGAAGGCGCTCGAGGTGCTGTTCATCCTCCATGCCGACCACGAGCAGAACTGCTCCACCAACGCGGTGCGGGCGGTGGGTTCGTCGCACGTCGATCCGTTCTCGGCCGTGGCGGCCGGCATCGCGGCGCTGTTCGGCCCGCTGCACGGCGGCGCCAACGAGCAGGTGCTGCTGATGATCAAGGAGATCGGCCACAAGAAGAACGTGCCGGCCTTCATCGAAGCCGTGAAGGGCGGCAGCGGCCGGCTCATGGGGTTCGGCCACCGCGTGTACAAGAGCTACGATCCGCGGGCCAAGATCGTGAAGAAGCTGGCGTACGACGTGTTCGCGCAGGTGGGCGTGGACAAGGACCTCGAGATCGCGCTGGAGCTGGAGCGCATCGCGCTGTCCGACGACTACTTCGTGTCGCGCAAGCTCTACCCCAACGTGGACTTCTACACGGGGTTGATCTACCGGTCGATGGCCTTCCCCACGGATTTCTTCACCGTGCTGTTCGCGGTGGCGCGCACGGCCGGCTGGCTGGCGCAGTGGGAAGAGATGCTCAACGACAAGGAACAGAAGATCGCGCGGCCGAGGCAGATCTACATCGGACCGGGCGAGCGGGCATACAAGAGCAAATTGAAATAA
- a CDS encoding sulfite exporter TauE/SafE family protein yields the protein MALVVVVSALGGGVNAIAGGGTLLTFPALIGLGIPPILANATSTVALWPGSVGGVWGYREELAGARRWAAGFAVPSLVGGGIGAILLLRTPPARFDALVPWLVLGATALFIAQGPVLKAVRRRRGAALSAPESDAQRTARAPTAGVLVAQFLIALYGGYFGAGIGILMLAALGLMGLANIHRMNGLKNWGGLCINAVAATIFAFTGLVSWRIALAMAAGSIAGGYGTARIAQRVPQGWVRGSVIVVGLASGIWLFIAQRRGLL from the coding sequence CTGGCCCTCGTCGTCGTCGTCTCCGCCCTGGGCGGCGGCGTCAACGCCATCGCCGGCGGCGGCACGCTGCTCACCTTCCCGGCCCTCATCGGCCTCGGGATCCCCCCCATCCTCGCCAATGCCACGAGCACCGTCGCCCTCTGGCCCGGGTCGGTGGGCGGCGTCTGGGGGTACCGGGAAGAACTCGCCGGGGCCCGACGCTGGGCCGCGGGCTTCGCCGTGCCCAGCCTCGTGGGCGGCGGAATCGGGGCCATTCTGCTGCTGCGCACGCCGCCCGCGCGCTTCGATGCGCTCGTCCCCTGGCTCGTCCTCGGCGCCACCGCCCTGTTCATCGCGCAGGGACCGGTCCTGAAGGCGGTGCGGCGCCGCCGCGGCGCGGCACTCTCCGCGCCGGAGAGCGACGCGCAGCGCACGGCCCGCGCCCCGACGGCCGGCGTGCTCGTCGCCCAGTTCCTGATCGCCCTGTATGGCGGCTACTTCGGCGCCGGAATCGGCATCCTGATGCTCGCCGCGCTCGGCCTCATGGGGCTCGCCAATATCCACCGCATGAACGGGCTCAAGAACTGGGGCGGACTGTGCATCAACGCGGTGGCCGCCACCATCTTCGCCTTCACCGGGCTCGTGAGTTGGCGCATCGCCCTCGCCATGGCCGCGGGCTCGATCGCCGGCGGATATGGCACGGCACGCATCGCCCAGCGGGTGCCGCAGGGCTGGGTGCGTGGATCCGTGATCGTCGTCGGCCTGGCCAGCGGCATCTGGCTCTTCATCGCCCAGCGCCGCGGACTCCTCTGA
- a CDS encoding EVE domain-containing protein, which translates to MTDRHYWLVKSEPGAFSFDDLVGSPRKTTCWDGVRNYQARNFMRDGMKQGDLVLFYHSNAEPMAVMGVAQVVREAYADHTAFDANDPHYDPKSRRDAPTWMMVGLRAAERFTRPVTLTELRDQPELARMALLQRGSRLSVQPVTAAEFEIVRRLGAPAKV; encoded by the coding sequence ATGACCGATCGCCACTACTGGCTCGTGAAGTCCGAGCCCGGCGCGTTCTCGTTCGACGACCTCGTGGGCAGCCCGCGCAAGACGACCTGCTGGGACGGCGTGCGGAACTACCAGGCGCGGAACTTCATGCGCGACGGCATGAAGCAGGGGGACCTCGTGCTGTTCTACCACAGCAACGCCGAGCCGATGGCGGTGATGGGGGTGGCGCAGGTGGTGCGCGAGGCGTACGCCGATCACACCGCGTTCGACGCCAACGACCCGCATTACGATCCGAAGTCGCGGCGCGACGCGCCCACCTGGATGATGGTGGGTCTCCGGGCCGCGGAGCGATTCACGCGCCCGGTGACGCTCACCGAACTGCGCGACCAGCCGGAGCTGGCGCGGATGGCGTTGCTGCAGCGCGGCAGCCGGCTCAGTGTGCAGCCGGTGACGGCGGCGGAGTTCGAGATCGTGCGGCGGTTGGGTGCGCCGGCGAAGGTCTGA
- a CDS encoding aldehyde dehydrogenase family protein: protein MSSPTVPDPHAVESRDPATGEVWRRFDSTSPDHVAAAIVAARRAQAAWHARPLRERARHLEAFRRALFARRDEVADTIARENGKPPVEALAEVMVTLDFARYYSRHRVLRVLAERRHVATGPAMWRKRVAVTREPYGVVGVISPWNYPFMLPTSIVLPALVAGNAVLLKPSEFTTQTGLLIAELLYEAGVPRDLVRALPGARATGAALIERGCDKIFFTGSEATGRVVAVECGARLIPCVLELGGSDAALVLDDADLERAADGIAWGRFSNSGQTCVAPKRLFVEDAVYDRFAALLTARVAGIHATVDRAASELGPLIRPSQTARLEAQYQDALAAGATVAARAERVTGDLFAPVLLTGVTPEMRVLREETFGPLLPMVRVRDDAEAVARANDSAYGLSASVWSRDARRARAVAARLDVGSAVINDSVIVAGMADVPHGGVKASGTGRSHGVEGLLECVHTKALVIERIPRLPQLWWFPYRAGLRDALDGAVIALHAPGLGARLRGAWRARRLLRRPRP, encoded by the coding sequence ATGTCATCGCCCACCGTCCCCGACCCCCACGCCGTCGAGTCCCGCGACCCGGCCACCGGCGAGGTCTGGCGCCGCTTCGACAGCACGTCGCCCGACCACGTCGCGGCGGCCATCGTCGCCGCGCGCCGCGCGCAGGCCGCGTGGCACGCCCGCCCACTCCGCGAGCGCGCGCGCCATCTCGAAGCGTTCCGCCGCGCCCTCTTCGCGCGACGGGACGAGGTGGCCGACACGATCGCCCGCGAGAATGGCAAACCGCCGGTCGAAGCGCTGGCCGAGGTGATGGTCACGCTGGATTTCGCGCGCTACTACTCCCGGCATCGGGTGCTTCGCGTGCTCGCCGAACGGCGCCACGTGGCCACCGGCCCCGCGATGTGGCGCAAGCGCGTGGCCGTGACCCGCGAGCCGTATGGGGTGGTGGGCGTGATCTCGCCCTGGAACTACCCGTTCATGCTCCCCACGTCGATCGTGCTCCCGGCGCTCGTGGCGGGCAACGCGGTGCTGCTCAAGCCGTCCGAGTTCACCACGCAGACGGGATTGCTGATCGCCGAGTTGCTGTACGAGGCCGGCGTGCCGCGCGACCTCGTGCGCGCGCTGCCGGGCGCTCGCGCCACCGGCGCCGCGCTCATCGAACGCGGGTGCGACAAGATCTTCTTCACGGGCAGCGAGGCCACCGGCCGCGTGGTGGCCGTGGAGTGCGGCGCCCGCCTCATTCCCTGCGTCCTCGAGCTGGGCGGCAGCGACGCCGCGCTCGTGCTCGATGACGCCGACCTCGAGCGCGCCGCCGACGGGATCGCCTGGGGCCGCTTCTCCAACAGCGGCCAGACCTGCGTCGCGCCCAAGCGCCTGTTCGTGGAAGACGCGGTCTACGACCGGTTCGCGGCGCTGCTCACGGCGCGCGTGGCCGGCATCCACGCCACGGTGGACCGTGCCGCGAGCGAACTGGGACCGCTCATCCGCCCCTCGCAGACGGCGCGCCTCGAAGCGCAGTACCAGGACGCGCTCGCCGCCGGCGCCACGGTGGCCGCGCGCGCCGAGCGCGTGACCGGCGACCTGTTCGCGCCCGTGCTGCTCACCGGCGTCACGCCCGAGATGCGCGTGCTCCGCGAAGAGACCTTCGGTCCGCTGCTGCCCATGGTCCGCGTGCGCGACGATGCCGAGGCCGTGGCCCGCGCCAACGACTCGGCCTACGGGTTGAGCGCCAGCGTGTGGAGCCGCGATGCGCGCCGGGCGCGCGCCGTGGCGGCGCGCCTGGACGTGGGCAGCGCCGTGATCAACGACTCGGTGATCGTGGCCGGAATGGCCGACGTGCCGCATGGCGGCGTGAAGGCCAGCGGCACGGGCCGTTCGCACGGCGTGGAAGGGCTGCTCGAGTGCGTGCACACCAAAGCCCTGGTCATCGAGCGCATTCCGCGCTTGCCGCAGCTGTGGTGGTTCCCCTACCGCGCCGGCCTGCGCGACGCGCTCGACGGCGCCGTGATCGCCCTGCACGCGCCCGGACTGGGCGCGCGACTGCGCGGCGCGTGGCGCGCGCGCCGGCTGCTGCGCCGGCCGCGCCCTTGA
- a CDS encoding YggT family protein — protein sequence MTETLGGYALFVAVLRGILLGAALVATAAAAVAWGVRTRRLGPFSAAGRFSRRWVDPALMPVERVLLRAGGRGATAPWWGLVILLVAGALVLTTVEAIAGVVLQIAWAVQHPAVLPVLLLSWAFTVVRVALMVRVIASWLPVPTYSRWIHWTYPLTEWILRPLRSFVPPLGAIDITPVLAYFALWLLQSLLHIP from the coding sequence ATGACGGAGACACTCGGCGGTTACGCGCTGTTCGTGGCGGTGCTGCGCGGCATACTCCTCGGCGCGGCGCTGGTGGCCACGGCGGCGGCGGCCGTCGCCTGGGGCGTGCGCACGCGGCGGCTCGGTCCGTTCTCCGCCGCCGGCCGGTTCTCGAGACGGTGGGTGGACCCCGCGCTGATGCCGGTGGAGCGCGTGCTCCTGCGCGCCGGCGGCCGCGGCGCCACGGCGCCCTGGTGGGGGTTGGTCATCCTGCTCGTCGCCGGCGCCCTCGTGCTCACCACGGTCGAAGCCATCGCCGGCGTGGTGCTCCAGATCGCGTGGGCCGTGCAGCACCCGGCGGTGCTGCCCGTCCTCCTGCTCTCGTGGGCGTTCACGGTCGTGCGGGTGGCGCTGATGGTGCGGGTGATCGCGTCGTGGCTGCCCGTTCCCACGTACTCGCGCTGGATCCACTGGACGTATCCGCTCACCGAATGGATTCTCCGGCCGCTCCGGTCCTTCGTGCCGCCGCTCGGCGCCATCGACATCACCCCGGTGCTGGCTTACTTCGCGCTCTGGCTGCTGCAGAGCCTGCTGCACATCCCCTGA
- a CDS encoding DUF167 domain-containing protein: MALDVRARAGGVRLSVHVQPRAARSEIAGVHGQALKVRLHAPPVDGAANEALVAFLAETFALPRRAVRIVSGHTGRAKIVELDGIEPDAVRRAVGEG, translated from the coding sequence ATGGCGCTCGACGTGCGCGCGCGCGCCGGCGGCGTGCGGCTGAGCGTGCACGTGCAACCGCGCGCCGCGCGCAGCGAGATCGCCGGGGTGCACGGCCAGGCGCTCAAGGTGCGGCTCCACGCGCCGCCCGTGGACGGCGCCGCCAACGAGGCGCTGGTCGCGTTCCTGGCCGAGACGTTCGCGCTCCCGCGCCGCGCGGTGCGCATCGTGAGCGGTCACACGGGGCGCGCCAAGATCGTGGAGCTGGACGGCATCGAACCCGACGCCGTCCGCCGCGCGGTGGGCGAGGGTTAG